A DNA window from Oncorhynchus tshawytscha isolate Ot180627B linkage group LG13, Otsh_v2.0, whole genome shotgun sequence contains the following coding sequences:
- the LOC112247391 gene encoding secretogranin-2, whose protein sequence is MPTLPKLSSAGMAFLLSLLHLLLLGSGSAQGASLREHRLRGSELDPQRGDTPYLPPNADMLKALEYIESLRQQTGASAPQEQASLTLDYDTTNMDTDSEKLLSMLRLPSPAQTSQSNIGQGQDQDEDDEEGEGNKENKTHEWLQAVLNTLQQTKKGPKPAPVRPSAARHALGKGRRPAKEEDSQVGEGVAYPWTQRASRPHRKYPLMFEDEEDGEGEEEGRVQARESPFKRTNENMEGKYTPQNLANLQSVFEELGRIANAKAGHKRQTEDDGDDDMFKVRNLAYEDVTGGEDWSPLEEQVDKEDEEGDNRQEFDRGLEDDEDDDDNEDDEEIDEVKRSSQLGPREYDPDDYYLLKVLEKTEQEEQKRELEEEEEQKRELEEEEEQKRELEEQEEQKRELEEEEEREERRAAQTQYSDKVDPQAIYQLIQISQKLQIPPEDLMDMLKSGEMTKQDRTPLRTKAQSWTPNDLARVEDKLTQISSHQKNKIPPETFFNRLPETQTSNIPEEINTEDILKILGLGSVANQNAPAIKKQKQHTSPPSRFYAPAGKQKNYMFSEPNVPEKGKDDYDNTVNEDELSTYLAAQMLAQYPQTANQKKRTSQPPSQDHQLVLGTFEQAIQDYFDQMDSDKSLPQKRQSDPKEDTGNVSQTQGLDDDTLLKILDYLNPETEEGEDKDLNAQTVKGL, encoded by the coding sequence ATGCCGACACTCCCCAAGCTCTCCTCTGCAGGGatggccttcctcctctccctgctccatctcctaCTCCTGGGCTCCGGCAGTGCCCAGGGGGCCTCTCTCAGAGAACACAGACTGAGGGGCAGTGAGCTGGACCCCCAGCGAGGAGACACCCCCTACCTCCCCCCCAATGCAGACATGCTCAAGGCCCTGGAGTACATTGAGAGCCTCCGCCAGCAGACCGGGGCGTCAGCCCCACAGGAGCAGGCTTCCCTCACCCTAGACTATGACACCACCAACATGGACACAGACTCAGAGAAACTCCTCTCCATGCTGAGGCTACCCTCTCCTGCCCAGACCAGTCAGAGTAATATAGGCCAAGGCCAGGACCaagatgaggatgatgaggaagGGGAGGGCAACAAGGAGAACAAGACCCATGAGTGGCTACAGGCGGTACTGAATACCCTCCAGCAGACCAAGAAGGGCCCCAAGCCAGCCCCTGTGAGGCCCAGTGCAGCCCGCCATGCTCTGGGCAAAGGGCGGAGACCGGCGAAGGAGGAAGACAGCCAGGTGGGAGAGGGCGTGGCGTATCCGTGGACGCAGCGTGCTAGCCGGCCTCACAGGAAGTACCCACTGATGTTTGAAGATGAAGAGGACGGTGAGGGGGAGGAAGAAGGCAGAGTCCAGGCCCGCGAGAGCCCCTTCAAACGCACCAATGAAAACATGGAAGGGAAGTACACGCCCCAGAACCTGGCCAATCTGCAGTCTGTGTTTGAGGAACTGGGGAGGATAGCCAATGCCAAGGCTGGACACAAACGCCAGACtgaggatgatggtgatgatgacatGTTCAAGGTGAGGAACCTGGCCTATGAGGATGTGACAGGGGGAGAGGATTGGTCGCCCCTAGAGGAGCAGGTGGATAAGGAGGACGAAGAGGGAGACAACAGGCAGGAGTTCGACAGAGGCTTggaggatgatgaagatgatgatgataatgaagaTGATGAGGAGATTGATGAGGTCAAGCGATCAAGTCAGCTAGGTCCAAGAGAATATGACCCAGATGACTACTACCTTCTGAAGGTACTGGAGAAAACAGAgcaggaggagcagaagagagagctagaagaagaggaggagcagaagagagagctagaagaagaggaggagcaaAAGAGAGAGCTAGAAGAAcaggaggagcagaagagagagctagaagaagaggaggagagggaagagaggagggcagCTCAAACTCAATACAGTGACAAGGTAGATCCACAGGCCATTTACCAGCTCATCCAAATCTCCCAGAAACTACAAATCCCACCAGAAGACCTGATGGACATGCTGAAGAGTGGGGAGATGACAAAACAGGACAGGACACCACTGAGGACAAAGGCACAGTCTTGGACACCTAATGATCTGGCCAGGGTAGAGGACAAACTAACTCAGATCTCCTCTCACCAAAAAAATAAGATCCctccagagacattcttcaacaGACTGCCTGAGACCCAAACAAGCAACATCCCGGAAGAAATAAACACAGAAGACATTCTAAAAATCCTTGGGCTGGGAAGCGTGGCAAATCAGAACGCACCTGCAATCAAGAAGCAGAAACAGCATACAAGCCCGCCGTCAAGGTTTTACGCGCCAGCTGGAAAGCAGAAAAACTACATGTTCTCTGAGCCAAACGTCCCAGAGAAAGGAAAGGACGACTACGACAACACTGTCAATGAAGACGAGCTGTCGACTTATCTGGCTGCCCAGATGTTGGCACAGTATCCGCAGACAGCAAACCAAAAAAAGCGCACCTCGCAGCCTCCCTCACAAGACCATCAGCTCGTGCTGGGAACGTTCGAGCAGGCGATACAGGACTACTTTGACCAAATGGACTCAGATAAAAGCCTGCCTCAGAAAAGACAGTCAGATCCCAAGGAGGACACGGGCAATGTGTCACAAACGCAGGGCTTGGATGACGACACGCTGCTGAAAATTCTAGACTATCTGAACCCAGAGACTGAAGAGGGCGAAGATAAGGACCTTAATGCCCAAACTGTCAAAGGACTGTAG